In a single window of the Rhodamnia argentea isolate NSW1041297 chromosome 2, ASM2092103v1, whole genome shotgun sequence genome:
- the LOC115746391 gene encoding cytochrome P450 81Q32-like yields the protein MVIQFLLLLAFFAVAERFLHKIRNLPPTPFPTLPVVGHLYLLKKPLHRSLSRLSRRHGPVSLLHFGSRRVLVVSSPDAAEECLTKNDVVFANRPRLLAGKHLGCNYTSLAWSSYGDHWRNLRRIASVEILSTNRLLTLSSIRAGEVKSLIRQLAKSGGQSVDMKSAFFELMLNVMMRMIAGKRYYGVNVGEVEEARKFREMVTESFRVGGATNIGEFLPFLRWMGLTGVEEKLMELQKKRDEFMQSLIDESWSGEGDESLEAAAEGGKRKTLIQVLLSLRATEPEYYNDETIKSLMLVLLSAGTDTSAATMEWVMSAMLNHPEILKKVQAEIDEVVGHDRLFGESDLPKLPYLHCVMNETMRMYPVGPLLVPHESAEECRVGGYRVPRGTMLLINLFSIQNDPKYWPDAAKFKPERFEGMEGVRDGYKMMPFGSGRRGCPGENLALRMVGLTLGSLIQCFEWDRISDEPIDMTGGTGLTMPKAQPLLAKCRPRSFTWDLLSEA from the exons ATGGTGATCCAATTCCTTCTCCTCCTGGCCTTCTTCGCCGTCGCCGAGCGGTTCCTCCACAAGATCCGGAACCTCCCCCCGACCCCCTTCCCCACCCTCCCCGTCGTCGGCCACCTCTACCTCCTCAAGAAGCCTCTCCACCGCTCTCTCTCCCGCCTCTCCCGCCGCCACGGCCCCGTCTCCCTCCTCCACTTCGGCTCCCGCCGCGTCCTCGTCGTCTCCTCCCCGGACGCCGCTGAGGAGTGCCTCACCAAGAACGACGTCGTCTTCGCCAACCGCCCCCGCCTGCTCGCCGGGAAGCACCTCGGCTGCAACTACACCAGCCTCGCCTGGTCCTCCTACGGCGACCACTGGCGGAACCTCCGCCGCATTGCCTCCGTCGAGATCCTCTCCACTAACCGTCTCCTGACCCTCTCCAGCATCCGGGCCGGCGAGGTGAAGTCGCTGATCCGTCAGCTCGCCAAGAGCGGCGGCCAGAGCGTGGACATGAAGTCCGCTTTCTTCGAGCTGATGCTGAACGTGATGATGCGGATGATCGCCGGAAAGAG GTACTACGGAGTGAACGTGGGGGAGGTGGAGGAGGCGAGAAAGTTCAGGGAGATGGTGACAGAGTCGTTCAGGGTCGGCGGCGCTACCAACATCGGCGAGTTCTTGCCGTTCCTGAGGTGGATGGGACTGACGGGGGTGGAGGAGAAGCTGATGGAGTTGCAGAAGAAGAGGGATGAGTTCATGCAGAGCTTGATCGACGAGAGCTGGAGTGGCGAGGGCGATGAATCGCtggaggcggcggcggaaggagggaagagaaaaaCGTTGATTCAGGTGCTCTTGTCCCTGCGAGCGACGGAGCCAGAGTACTACAATGACGAGACTATCAAGAGCCTTATGCTG GTTTTGTTATCAGCGGGAACCGATACCTCGGCCGCGACCATGGAATGGGTAATGTCGGCTATGCTAAACCATCCGGAGATCCTGAAGAAAGTGCAAGCTGAAATAGACGAGGTCGTGGGTCACGACCGCCTATTCGGCGAATCGGACTTGCCTAAGCTCCCCTACCTCCACTGCGTCATGAACGAAACGATGCGCATGTACCCTGTGGGTCCACTCCTCGTGCCTCACGAATCGGCAGAGGAGTGTCGCGTGGGAGGTTACCGCGTCCCGCGAGGCACGATGCTCCTGATCAACCTCTTCTCCATACAGAATGATCCCAAGTACTGGCCCGACGCGGCGAAATTCAAGCCGGAGAGATTCGAAGGGATGGAAGGCGTGAGAGACGGGTACAAGATGATGCCCTTTGGCTCGGGGAGGAGAGGGTGCCCGGGCGAGAACCTCGCCTTGCGCATGGTCGGGCTGACGCTCGGGTCGTTGATCCAGTGCTTCGAGTGGGACCGGATTAGCGACGAGCCAATCGATATGACGGGAGGGACCGGACTGACCATGCCCAAAGCTCAGCCTTTGTTGGCTAAATGTAGGCCTCGCTCCTTTACATGGGACCTTCTTTCTGAGGCTTGA